The DNA region CATCCTCGGTGATTTCGGCCACCGACTGGACATCGTAGAGCGTGCCGTAGGCGTCGAAGACGATCGCTTTGATTGTCATTGTGGTCTCTCTTGCCCGCCGATCGTCGCATACAGGAATTTCCTGAGTGCGTCGATGGACTGATCCCGGGCCGCCGCGTTGAATTCTAGGTGATGGCCGAGCAACTCACCCGGCGTGCTGTAATGCGGTACGTCGAAATCATGGTAGGCGCCGGGATAGACGATCAGTTCGATCGGATAGCCAAGGCCCTGCTGCCGCGAGATGCCGTCATCGTCGCGGCCTTCCGCCAGGTTCCGGCACTCTTGCGCCGGCGTCCAGTCGTCGAGTTCGCCGACCATGATCAGGGTCGGCACGGTCATGTTGCCCTTGATGCCGAGGCAGCGCGGATAGAAGGCGACGGCGGCGCGGAATTTTTCCGTCGCGTTGACCTCGATCGCGCCGTGCTCGACCGAGAACAATGCGAGCCATCCGCCTTGCGAGAAGCCGATCACGGCAATGCGTGTCGGATCGACCATGGATTGTCGGCTCAGGAAGCTCAGCGCGCGGTAGGCGTCGTGAACCGTTGCCGCAGGGACATCGCCGGTGCAGGTGTTGCTGATGCCACGCGGGCCGAACCGGTCCACGGTCAGCGTAACATAGCCCCAGGCCGCGAACCGTTTACCCCAGCGCTCGTCGAGTTCTCGCCACTGCCCGCTGCAGCCATGCAGCAACACCACGGCGGGCAGGAGACCCGGTCGCTCAGGCCGCCGCAACAGGCCCTGCAGTGGCTGCGCGTTGTTGAGCGGGCTTTCGAACTCGACCAGCACAGAGGGCGCTTCGGCTGCCGCCGCAGGCTTGCCGCCCGCGCTCCCGACCAGGAGCACGGCGAGGAGGGTGGCAAGTCCGGCCCGGTTCGTCATCGGCCGCCCCGCAAGCGTGCGGCCGACGATACTCCCTTAAATCATGATGCGCTTCCACGGAATCGCATCATGATCTCATCTCCTTGTTTGAGCATGATCTTTTCGGAAAACCGCTTCGCACTTTTCCGGATCATGCTCTAAATCCCCAAAATCTTGCGCGCGTTGGCCTTCAGGACTTTGGGCCGGATCTCCTCGCGGATGTCGAGCTTGGCGAAGTCGGCGAGCCAGCGGTCCGGCGTGATGACAGGCCAGTCCGAGCCGAACAGCATCTTGTCCTGCAAAATCGAGTTGATGTAGCGCACCAGGATCGGCGGGAAATATTTCGGCGACCAGCCGGACAGGTCGATATAGACGTTCGGCTTGTGGGTCGCGACTGAGAGCGCCTCTTCCTGCCAGGGGAAGGAGGGATGCGCGAGGATGATCTTGAGGTCGGGAAAGTCGGCCGCGACGTCGTCCATGTACATCGGGTTGGAATATTTCAGCCGCATCCCCATGCCGCCGGGCATGCCCGAGCCGACGCCGGTCTGGCCGGTGTGGAACAGCGCGATCGCGCCGCCCTCGTTGATCGCCTCATAGAGCGGATAGGCCATGCGGTCGTTGGCGTAGAAGCCCTGCATGGTCGGATGGAATTTGAAGCCGCGCACGCCGTAGTCCTCGATCAGCTTGCGCGCCTCGCGGACGCCGAGCTTGCCCTTGTGCGGGTCGATCGAGACGAACGGGATCAGCACGTCGAGATGATCGGAGGCGATCTCCAGCATCTCCTCATTTTTGTAGCGGCGGAAACCGGTCTCGCGTTCGGCGTCGACCGGGAAGATCACCGCGGCGATGTTCTTGGCGCGGTAATAGGCCGCGGTCTCCGGCACGGTCGGCGGATGCTTGTGCGGCGACTTGAAATAGTCGGCCATCTGCGCCTGGAAATCGTCGTAGCCGTCGTCGCCATGCATGCCGCACGGCTCCTCGGCATGGGTGTGGATGTCGATCGCTGTGACCTTTTCGATGTCGGGCAGTTTGAGCTTGGGCATTCGGCTTCCCCGGGGGCGTGTTTGTTAGTGATGGAAAATGATTATATGATATAACAATTTTCGCAAGCGGTCTGAGTTGATCGAAGGCGATGGCGGTGCGGGCTCAGTGCGGCCGTGAAGTCGTCCTTCGGTGGGGCGAGCCTACTGCGTGCGAGCACGATTCGGCGGCCGTGAGGCCACCGTCGGGGCGTTGTGGCCGGACGGTGCCTTGGCGCGGATATCGCGGCGGTGGCCGTTTCTGATGTGATCTCAATGGCGTGGCGGGATGACCGACACGGGTTTCACGTCGGGATATGGCCGAAAATCGGCCCATCTCGGTTGACATTTAACGGTCTGATGGCTTAGAACCCGGCCGTCCCGCGCGGTAGGCCGCTTGTCGGGATAATCCCATTTTGCCATCTATTGGCATTGATCAGGTACGGCCTCCAACACGGGCCTTTCGAAGTAACAGGATTGTCCCATGAAGGTCCGTAACTCGCTGAAGTCGCTGCGCGGCCGCCATCGCAACAACCGTCTGGTCCGCCGCAAGGGCCGCGTCTACGTGATCAACAAGGTCCAGCGCCGCTTCAAGGCGCGCCAGGGTTGATCCGGCGCGGGTCGGCCGATTGCGCCGATCCCAACACATCTCTTTCACAGGTCTTTGACGCCGTGCTGCTTTGCAGCGCGGCGTTGTGCGTCTAGACTTCGGGCCATGGGATTCAACTTCCTTGGGCCTACCAACCGCCGCCGGCTGGCGATCCTGATCGCCGCGCTGCTTGCCGTGCCGGTCCTGGCCATGCCTGTCGCGGCCGCCGCGCAGGACGATCCGCGGGTGGTCCCGCCGCCGAAGGCCCAGAAGAAACTGCCCGAAGCCCCGACCAAGCTGCCGAAGGTTCCGGCCGACCGTACCCGAGGGCTGGATTTCCTGTTCGGTGCGCTGAAGGCTGCGCCCGATGAGGACAGCGCCCGCCACGTCGAGGCGCGGATCTGGGCGCTGTGGCTGCAAACCCCGAGCGATACCGCGGCGCTGTTGATGGTGCGCGCCAAGGCCGCGCTCGATGCCCAGAATATCGATGTGGCGCTGAAGCTTCTGGACGCGGTGATCAAGCTCCGGCCCGACTATGTCGAGGCCTGGAACCGGCGCGCGACGATCTATTATCTCAAGAACGACTATGTCCGTTCGCTGGGAGACCTGCAGCAGGTGTTGACCCGTGAGCCCCGCCATTTCGGCGCGCTGGCGGGTGTCGGCATGATCATGCAGGACATGGGCGACGACAAGCGCGCGCTGGACGCCTTCCGCAAGGCGCTGGCTGTCGATCCCTACCTCGAGAAGGTGCCGCAGATCGTCAAGCAACTGACCGAGAAGGTCGAAGGCCGCGACATCTGATTGCGTCCGATTGACGCGAGGGGACGCGTTGCTCGCGAGCTCGATGCTTGCTCGCGATACGGTCCGGCGCAGGAGACTAGTGCAGGAACTTGCCGCGGGATGCGCTGTCCTGGGCGACAGCCGCATAGAATTGCTGAAGCTCCGCCTCCAGGTGCTCATTCACGAGCAACAGTGCCTTCAAGGCGCCGCGCAGGTCGCCATTGCAGCTTGCCACGATCTGATCGATGGCCGCATCGTTAGGGTCGGAAATCATGGTACTCCTCCGATTACTTCCCGTTGAACTCGTCGTGCGGACGCAGGTTCCTGTGGATACAGTGCACAAGCCAAGAAGGATCCCGGGTGCGTCCCGGTTTCGATGAAGCCTCGCCTCTGATGGCGAAATTGCCACCGGCAATCTATGGAATTACTAATGACGGTGGGATGAACCCGCTATCCACAGGCTGGGCGGATTGTGGACAACTGCGCCTTGGGCGCGAACCGGACAACCGAAAATTGGCTTTCCGAACAAGGGCATCCCAGGGCTGCGGGCAAATCGACGCGAAACCTGACTTCGGCTTCGTCGTAATTTTCAGGTGCCCAAGACGCTCCAATTACCCAAGATCTTCCGGATCCCCTCGATGTTAACCGCGATCATCGCGCTGGTGGCCGCCGGGCTGGCGCTGGCCCTGGCGACGCAAATCGGCGCCATCCTCATTCAGGGCGCCTTTCCGCCTCGGGGCCGCATGATCGAGGTATCCGGCGCGCGGCTGCACGTGGTCGAACTCGGCCCGCGCGATGCCGCGGGGCCGCCGGTCGTGATGCTGCACGGCGCAAGCTCCAATCTCCGCGCAATGCAGCCGCTCGGCGAGCGCATTGCCAAAGCACGCCGGGTGATCCTGATCGACCGGCCGGGCCATGGCTGGAGCACGCGCGCGCGCGTCGCGGATTCGACGCCGGCAATCCAGAGCCGGATGATCGCGGAGGCGCTGACGAGGCTCGGTGTCATCAGGGCGATCGTGGTGGCGCATTCCTGGGCCGGCGCGCTCGCCCTGCGCATCGTGCTGGATCATCCGGACCGCGTCGCGGGCCTCGTGCTGCTCGCCCCGGTCGCCTATCCCTGGCGCGGCGGTGCCGGCCGCTACAATGATGTGATCTCGACGCCGCTGATCGGGCCGTTGCTGGCGCACACAATCACGCTGCCGCTCGGCTATCTCGTCACGACATCAGGCGTGCGCGGCGTGTTCGCGCCGCAGCCGATGCCGGCCGACTTCGTCCGCGGCAGCGAGACATTGCTCCTGCTGCGCCCGCGCGAATTCATCGCCAATGCGCGCGACCTCGTCACGCTGAAGGCCGCCGTCGTCGAGCAGGCGCCGCGCTATGCAGAGATCAAGGCGCCGCTGTCAATCATTTCGGGCGACGTCGACAAGACGGTCTCGACCGGAATCCATTCGCGGCCGCTCGCTGCGTCAGCGCCGAACGCGAAGCTCATCGTGCTGCCGGGTGTCGGCCACATGGTGCAGTACGCGGCGCCCGATCTCGTCGCATCCGAGATCGAGGCGATGGCCGACCGGTTGGTCCAACCGGCAGCAACAGCGGACAAGACTGTCCCCGCGAATCTGTGATCCGGTGAGGCTTGCGCGGTTGCAGCCTGCCGAACATCATGCGGCTGCGCGGCTCGACAGATATCACCCAAAGGACAAGCCCCATGCGGATCGACAACATCGCCGACCTCATCGCTGAAACCCTCGCCCAGGCGGGCGTGAAGCGCATCTACGGTGTCGTCGGCGACAGTCTCAACGGCTTGACCGAGGCGCTGCGCAAGCGCGGTACGATCGACTGGCTGCATGTGCGCCATGAGGAGGTCGCGGCCCTCGCGGCCGCGGCCGAATCCCAGATCACGGGCGACCTTGCGGTGTGCGCGGGCTCCTGCGGCCCGGGCAATCTCCATCTCATCAACGGCCTGTTCGACGCGCATCGCAGCCGCACGCCGGTGCTGGCGATCGCGGCACAGATTCCATCGGCCGAGATCGGCGGCGGCTATTTCCAGGAGACCCATCCGCAGGACCTGTTCCGCGAATGCAGCCATTATTGCGAGCTGGTGTCGGATCCGGCGCAGCTGCCCTACATGCTGGAGAATGCGATCCGCGCCGCGGTCGGCAAGCGCGGCGTTGCCGTCCTGGTGCTGCCGGGCGACGTTGCGATGCGGCCGGCGCCGAAGCGCGACATCGCGCCGAACGCCGGCCTGCTGCCGCCTGTGCCGGTGGTGCGCCCGGCCGAGGCCGAATTGAACGCGCTGGCCGCGCTGCTCAATGGCGCAAAGCGCATCACGTTGTTCTGCGGCCGCGGCTGCGCCGGGGCGCATGACGGCCTGATCGAGCTCGCCGAGATGCTGAAGAGCCCGATCGTGCATGCGCTCGGCGGCAAGGAATATGTCGAGTACGACAATCCCTACGATGTCGGCATGACCGGCTTCATCGGCTTTTCCTCCGGCTATGCCGCGATGCACGGTTGCGACGTGCTGCTGATGCTAGGCACCGATTTTCCCTACAAGCAGTTCTTCCCGACCGGCATCAGCATCGCCCAGGTCGATCTCCGTCCGGAAAATCTCGGCCGCCGCTGCAAGCTCGATCTCGGCATCGTCGGCGACGTCGGCGAGACCATCGCCGCGCTGCTGCCGAAGCTCACGGTCAAGACCGAGCGCAAGTTTCTCGACGCCAGCCTCGCGCATTACAAGGACGCCCGCGCCGGGCTCGACGATCTTGCCCGCGGCAAGCCCGGGCAAAAGCCGATCCATCCGCAATATCTGGCGCGCCTGCTCAGCGAGCAGGCCACCGAGGATGCGGTGTTCACCGCCGACGTCGGCACGCCGACGATCTGGGCCGCGCGCTATCTGAAAATGAATGGCCGCCGCCGTCTGGTCGGCTCCTGGGTGCACGGCTCGATGGCCAATGCGATGGCGCATGCGATCGGCGCGCAGGCGGCGCAGCCGGGGCGTCAGGTGGTGTCGATGTCCGGCGACGGCGGCTTTGCGATGCTGATGGGCGATTTGATCACGCTGACGCAGGCGAAGCTGCCGGTGAAGGTCGTGATCTTCAACAACAGCGTGCTCGGCTTCGTCGCGCTGGAGATGAAGGCCGCCGGCTTCATCGAGACCGGCGTCGATCTGAAGAATCCCGATTTCGCGGCGATGGCCCGCGCCATGGGCATTCACGGCGTCAGGGTGGAGGATCCCGGCGAGCTCGAGGGCGCGATCCGCAACGTCTTCGCGCATGACGGCCCGGCCGTGCTCGACGTCGTGACCGCGACGCAGGAATTGTCGATGCCGCCGACCATCACGCTGGAGCAGGTGAAGGGCTTCAGCCTGTGGGTGCTGCGCGCCGTGATGAGCGGCCGCGGCGACGAGGTGGTCGATCTCGCCAAGACCAATCTGTTGCCGCGCTGATCGCGGTAGCAGAGCATGATCCGGAAAAGTGCGCAGCGGTTTTCCGAAAAGATCATGCTCAAATCAGAAAGCCAGAAGGGGATGGCGATTCGAAGAAAGCCATCCCCGTCCGCCCTGGCATTTGGCGCAGGGCGGACGACGTCCGATACCGCCGATTACTTCTGCTTGCCGTCCTTGTCGAACGACGACACGTAGGCCCACAGATTGTTGGCCTCGGTCTCGTTCTTGATGCCGGCGAAGGCCATCTTGGTGCCGGGAATCTTGGCCTTCGGATCCTTGATGTATTCGAGGAAGGTTTCCTTGTTCCAGGTGATGCCGGAATTCTTGTTGGCATCGGAATAACTGTAGTCCGGCGCGGTGCCGGAATGGCGGCCGTCGAGGCCGTTGAGCTCGGGGCCGACCTTGTTCTTGGCGCCTTCGCCGATCGCGTGGCAGGCGAGGCATTTGTTGAACGAGGTCTTGCCGGCGGCGGCATCCTGCGCCAGCGCGGAGGATGCGGTGGCCAGCGATGTGACGACCGCCAGCGCGCTCAAGGTCTTTAGGTTCATGGGGTTCTCTTCGTTTCGTCCCGGGGGGTAGCGTTTGGTTTGTGGCATGTCCGGCTTGGACAGGACAAGCCACGAAACTTTGACAGGTTTCATGGCCGTCCGCTTGTCCGAGAGAGAACTCGGCAATGCGGGGCGGGGCAATCCGACCTTCGGCCGGGTGACTGAAACAGGGCGGCTGAAACAGGATGCAGACGTGCTTGATTTGTCGTAACAAATCCGCAAAGCGCCGAGCGCGCCGAGGGAACACCGATGTCCATCATGATGCCGGCGGCCGATCAAGCCGTCCTTGCCCGCCGCGCCGAAATCGTCGCCGCCTTGCGCGCCATCGTCCCGGGCGAGGGCGTGATCGACAGCGCAGCCGAAATGCTGGCCTATGAATCCGACGGCCTGACCGCCTATCGGCAGCCGCCGATGGTCGTGGTGTTGCCCGATACCACCGAGCAGGTCGCAAAGGTCCTCAAATATTGCCAGCAGCAGGGCATCAAGGTGGTGCCGCGCGGCTCCGGCACCTCGCTGTCCGGCGGCGCGCTGCCGCTGGCTGACGGCGTATTGCTCGGGCTCGGCAAGTTCAAGCGCATTCGCGAGATTGACTTCGACAACCGCGTGGTGGTCACCGAGCCCGGCGTCACCAACCTTGCGATCAGCCAGGCGGTCGCCCATGCCGGCTTCTACTACGCGCCCGATCCGTCGTCGCAGATCGCCTGTTCGATCGGCGGCAATGTCGCGGAGAATTCCGGCGGCGTGCACTGCCTGAAATACGGCATGACCACCAACAACGTGCTGGGCTGCGAGATCGTGCTGATGAGTGGCGAGATCCTGCGCATCGGCGGCAAGTCGGCCGAGAATGCCGGCTACGATCTGATGGGGATCATCACCGGCTCGGAGGGGCTGCTCGGCGTCATCACCGAGATCACGGTGCGCATTTTGCAGAAGCCCGAAACCGCCCGCGCGCTGATGGTCGGTTTCGCCGAGGTCGAGGCGGCCGGCGAATGCGTGGCTGCCATCATCGGCGCCGGCATCATCCCGGGCGGCATGGAGATGATGGATAAGCCGGCGATCCACGCCGCGGAAGCCTTCGTCCATGCCGGCTATCCGCTCGACGTCGAGGCGCTCCTGATCATCGAGCTCGACGGTCCCCAGGTCGAGGTCGACGAGCTGATCAAGCGGGTCGAGGCGATCGCGCAAGGCTGCGGCTCGACCTCCTGCCAGATCTCGACCTCGGAGGCCGAGCGCAATCTGTTCTGGGCCGGCCGCAAGGCGGCATTCCCCGCGGTCGGGCGGATTTCGCCGGACTATCTCTGCATGGACGGCACCATCCCGCGCGGCGCGTTGCCGAAGGCGTTGGCACGGATCCGCGAACTCTCGGAGAAATATGGCCTCGGCGTCGCCAACGTGTTCCACGCCGGCGACGGCAATCTGCACCCGTTGATCCTCTACGACGCCAACAAGCCGGGCGAGATCGAGAAGGCGGAGGCGTTCGGTGCCGATATCCTGCGTTGCTGCGTCGAGCTCGGCGGCGTGCTCACCGGCGAGCATGGCGTCGGCATCGAGAAGCGCGACCTGATGCCGGAAATGTTCACCGAGATCGACCTCAACCAGCAGCAGCGGCTGAAATGCGCCTTCGATGCCCAGGGCCTGCTCAACCCCGGCAAGGTGTTTCCCACCCTGCACCGCTGCGCCGAGCTCGGCCGCGTCCATGTCCATGCCGGCAAGCTGGCTTTCCCGGATATCCCGCGGTTTTAGGGCGATCGATACATTTCGATCGATCGCGCTAGCCAGCCGATAACCTTAACCGATGCTTGCCGCGATGGCTGTGGCAGGTCGTCACGGCTGCCTTTGCGCGTAGCTGCAATTGCGGGCGGCCACCGTTTACACGACCTTCAACTGTTCCTCGGTATTTTCCCAAGATGCATGTCTTCGGGACCACATCGATGCCCAGCCTGGCCGATCAGTTGGCGGTTTCGCGGAATCGGCCCGCAGGTTTCGACTACATGCGGATTGCGCTGGCGGTATCGATCATCTGCCTGCACGGCCTGAACGTGACGCTCGGGCTTGGCCGGGCGCTGGAAATATTGGGCTCGTTCCGCATCGGCATCGCGATGATCCTCGCGCTGTTCTTTGCGCTCAGCGGCTTCCTGGTGACGGCGAGCCTGCAGCGGTGCAAGAGTCTGATCTCCTTCCTCGGCCTGCGCGTGCTTCGGATCGGGCCCGCGCTCGCGGTCGAGACGACGCTGTCGGCCGTCATCATCGGCTCGGTGTTCACCGAACTGCCGTTGGCGCAGTATGTCGCCGACCCGACATTCCACGCCTATTTTCTCAACATGGTCGGCGACATCCATTACGAGCTGCCGGGCGTCTTCCAGCACAATCCGCTGCCGGACGTGGTGAATGCCCAGCTGTGGACGGTGCCGTACGAATTGTGGTGCTACGTCATCCTGGCGCTGCTCGCGGTGACCACGATCTGCTTCAACAGGGTGGCGTACCTTGTGTTCCTGGTGATCGTTCAGGTCGGGCTGGCCAGCTACGACATCTACCGCTGGGAAGAGGTGCCGATCCAGCTTCGCCCGCATCTTCTGGTGTTCTGCTTCCTTGCCGGTGTCGGCTTCTACCTGTGGCGCGACAAGGTGCCGTTCAACCGCACGGCGTGCCTGGTTGCGCTGTTGCTGTGCGCCGCCGGCATGGCCACGGGACGCGGCGACGCGCTGGCTCCGGTGCCGGCCGCCTATGTCGCGTGCTATCTCGGCCTGATGAACCCGCGACGGAGCTGGATCGTGTCGTCAGGCGATTACTCCTACGGGCTCTATCTCTATGGGTTCGTCATCCAGCAGTGCGTTGCCGCGATCGGCCCGCCGGTTCAGCACTGGTATCTGAACATCCTGATCAGCCTGCCGCTTGCCTTCGGCGTCGCCGTCGCGTCCTGGCATCTCGTCGAGAAACATGCGCTGCGGCTCAGAGATGCCGTCGAACGGTTGGAAGCAGCGATGCTCTCCAGGATTTCGATCCTCGGATTCGGGCGCCAGGCCGAGCAGGCCGAACGAGAGGCTGTCGTCCAGCCGGGGCCGATCAATCCGGCTCGACCGATCGTCCTTTCCGGCCGATAACCCTTAACCATTGCTTGCTGCGAATTCGGAGACGCGACGCCTAGATTGCGTCCGTTCCGACATACACGCTATGCGTTCATATCTTGTTAGTTTGTTGCTGGATAGTTTCTGATGATGTAGTTGTCTCGGAAGCGCAATGCAACCTATGTTCAGCCTGGCCGATCAGTTGGCTCTTTCGCGCCATCGGCCCACAGGCTTCGACTATCTGCGGCTCGCGCTGGCGGCCACCATCATCTGCCTGCACAGTGTGAACGTCGTCTTTGGGATCGACCGGGCGATGGAGGTCTTGGGCCACATCCGCATCGGGTGCGCAATGGTCCTTGCGCTCTTCTTCGCCTTGAGCGGGTTTCTGGTGACGGCGAGTTTGCTGAGGTGCAAGAGCCTGATTTCATTTCTCGGCCTGCGCGTGCTTCGCATTGTGCCCGCGCTTGCGGTCGAGACGACACTCTCGGCCATCATCATCGGCCCGATCTTCACTGCGCTTCCCCTCGCGCAGTATTTCGCGGACCCGAAATTTTACGCCTATTTCCACAATATCGTCGGCGACATCCACTATGAGCTTCCGGGCGTGTTTCTCCACAATCCGGTACCTTTTGCGGTGAATGCGCAGCTTTGGACGGTCCCATATGAGCTGTGGTGCTACGTGATCCTGGCGCTGCTTGCCGTGACCACGATCTGCTTCAACAGGGTGCTGTATCTGGCGTTTCTGGTGTTCGCCCAGATCGGTTTCGCCTGGCACGATATCTACCATTCGGACCTACAATTTCTTCACCTTCGTCCGCCGCTGCTCGTGTTCTGCTTCCTTGCAGGTGTCGGCTTCTATCTCTGGCGCGACAAGGTCCCGTTCAACCGTACCGCGTTCCTGCTCGCGCTGATGCTTTGCGCGGCCGGGATGGCCACTGGATACACCGATGCGATTATTGTTGGACCCGCCGCGTATGTCGCGAGCTATCTGGGGCTCATGAACCAGCCGCGAAGCTGGATCGTGTCATCCGGCGACTACTCGTACGGGATGTATCTTTACGGAGTGGTCGTCCAGCAGTGCGTTGCGGCGTTGGGCCCCCCGGTTCAGCATTGGTATCTGAACATCCTGATCAGCCTGCCGATTGCCTTCGGCGTCGCGTTCGTGTCCTGGCATCTCGTCGAGAAGCATGCGCTTCGGCTCAGGGCGCAGGTCGAACAGATCGAGGCGGCGGTGCTCTCCCGGATTTCGATCGCAGCCTTCTGGCGCAAATCGCCCGAGCGGATCGAGTTGGGTGCGACGCTCGACGGCAGCCGCGCGTCGGTCTGATATTGCATCGGAGGGGGAGGACCTGCATCGCAAGCCCTCCCGCGGCACCGTCTTACAGCAGCACGTATTGCGTCCGTTCGCGCTTGGCGAGCAGCGGCAGCGCCTGCTCCGCGATGTAGGTCTTGAAGTAGGCGCTCTCCGCATGCGCCTTGAACGCCGCTTCGTCCTGGAACAATTCGTAGAACAGGAATTGCGCCGGATTGTCCTTGCCGCGGCCGATCAGGAACAGCTTGGTGCCGGGGTCGTTCTGCGCCTCGGGCAGGAAGCCGTCGAGGATTGCCGCGACCTTGTCCGCCTGGCCTTCCTTGGCTTCCCATTGCGCCACCACCAGCAGGCCTGATGTGTTGATCGCATCGCTGATGGTTCTCGTGCTCATAGCATAGTGCTTCATTTGCATTCCTCCGTTGCTTTGCTCCGATCGCGCTTGCGATCCGGTCCATGGCGAGACGCCGGCGATCGTCATGATCGCGGCGAGCGAGCCGATGGCCGATCGTCGGGTGAGCATCATCGTCGTGGTCGTGACATCCGAACGTTTCATGATCGCCTCCAGATGAAGTGCGCCAACCGTCTTGCCGGCCGAACCGCAATGCGACGGATAGGGGATCGCGTTGCGCACTCGGTTAGGTGACGGTCGAAATGTCGATGTCGTGAAAATGGTTCGACGTCGGCCGAAGTGTTACGTCTCCGCCAGCGCAGGAGGCACGATGTGGCCAAAACCTCGAGCAGGGTGGCCCGACCGCCGTTCCCACCATTGTCGGGCGGCAAGCCCCGCTCCCGGGCCATTCCGTCGGCATTGCGACGGTGGGGTTCGTCGCATTTGATTTCGGCGCCGAATTTCGTTACCGCCTAGCGGGTGGAAACGCTGAAAGTCAGAGACGTCCAGGACGTCGAAGAGGTGGTGCGCGCCGCTGTCGCCAGCGAACAGCCGCTCGAGGTCATTGGTCATGGATCGAAACGCGCCGTCGGCCATCCGATGGCGACCAATGCGGTGCTCGACGTCTCGGTGCTGAACGCGGTCAGCTCCTATGAGCCGAACGAGCTGATCATCACCGTGCAGGCCGGCGCGCCGCTCGCCGACGTGCAATCCCTGATCGACGCCAAGAACCAGCAATTCGCCTTCGAGCCGATGGACATGTCCGTGCTGCTCGGCAGCGCGGGAGCCGGCACGATCGGCGGCATGATCGGC from Bradyrhizobium sp. B124 includes:
- a CDS encoding acyltransferase is translated as MFSLADQLALSRHRPTGFDYLRLALAATIICLHSVNVVFGIDRAMEVLGHIRIGCAMVLALFFALSGFLVTASLLRCKSLISFLGLRVLRIVPALAVETTLSAIIIGPIFTALPLAQYFADPKFYAYFHNIVGDIHYELPGVFLHNPVPFAVNAQLWTVPYELWCYVILALLAVTTICFNRVLYLAFLVFAQIGFAWHDIYHSDLQFLHLRPPLLVFCFLAGVGFYLWRDKVPFNRTAFLLALMLCAAGMATGYTDAIIVGPAAYVASYLGLMNQPRSWIVSSGDYSYGMYLYGVVVQQCVAALGPPVQHWYLNILISLPIAFGVAFVSWHLVEKHALRLRAQVEQIEAAVLSRISIAAFWRKSPERIELGATLDGSRASV
- a CDS encoding antibiotic biosynthesis monooxygenase family protein, which codes for MKRSDVTTTTMMLTRRSAIGSLAAIMTIAGVSPWTGSQARSEQSNGGMQMKHYAMSTRTISDAINTSGLLVVAQWEAKEGQADKVAAILDGFLPEAQNDPGTKLFLIGRGKDNPAQFLFYELFQDEAAFKAHAESAYFKTYIAEQALPLLAKRERTQYVLL